Part of the Paracoccus sp. MC1862 genome, CAGGTAGCAGCCCGCGACGATGTTCGAGCTGAAGCCGACGAACCACACGTCCTTGGCGTCGTTGGTGGTCCCGGTCTTGCCCGCGACCGGCACGTCCAGCTTGACGCCCTTGCCCGAGCCGCGCTTGACCACGCCTTCCATCATCGAGGTCAACTGATAGGCGGTGATCGCGTCCATCACCCGCTCGCGGTCCGATTGGATCATCGGCGCCTGACCGGGCGGCAGAGCGCCCTGTTCGCAGGTGGCGCAGACGCGCCTGTCGTGGCGATAAACGGTGCGGCCGCGGCGGTCCTGCACCCGGTCCACCAGCGTGGGTTCGACCCGCTCGCCGCCGTTGGCGAACATGGCATAGGCCGCGACCATCTTGAAAAGCGTGGTTTCCTGCGCGCCCAGACTGTTGGCGAGGAAAGGTGAAAGCTTGTCATAGACGCCGAAGCGTTCGGCGTATTTCGCCACCGTGTCCATGCCGATGTCGCGGGCGATGCGGATCGTCATCAGGTTGCGCGACTGCTCGATCCCCGTCCGCAGGGGCGTCGGACCATAGTAGCTGCCGCCCGCGTTCTTCGGCGTCCACAATCCCTGCGGCGTGTTCACGGTGATCGGCTCGTCCTCGACGATGGTCGCCGGGGTGAAGCCGCGGTCCAGCGCCGCCGCATAGACGAAGGGCTTAAAGGCCGAGCCTGGCTGCCGCATCGCCTGCGTCGCCCGGTTGAAGACCGAGGACTGGTAGCTGAAGCCGCCCTGCATGGCGATCACCCGGCCGGTGTTCACGTCCATCGCCATGAAGCCGCCCTGCAGCGTCGGGACCTGCCGCAGGGTCCAGCGGATGAAGGCCCCGGTATCGTCGTCCGTCATCTGCCGGACCAGCACAACATCGCCCACCGACAGCAGGTCGGATGCCACCCTGGCCTGCGGCGCCCGTTCGCGCCCCGGCATCAGCTTGCGCGCCCATTGCACGTCGCGGGCGGGGATGACCTGGGGCTCGTCCTCCTGCGCGACGCCCTCGATGCCAATGATAGCGTCGGCGTCGGTGAGGTCCAGCACCACGGCCGGGTGCCAGCCCTGAATGTCGCGCGGGACTTTGATCTTGGCCAGTGCCGCCCGCCAGCGGTCCTCGGAACCCAGTTCCTCGGGCCCGATCACCTGCCCCGTGCCGCGCCAGACGCCGAGGTTGCGGTCATAGCGTTCCAGCGCGTCCTGCAGCGACTTGGCGGCCACCTGCTGCAGGTCGGGGTCCATGGTCGCGCGGATCTGCAAGCCGCCGGTGAAGAATTCGTCCTCGCCGAACTGCTGGGACAGTTGGCGGCGGATCTCGTCGGTGAAGTAGTCGCGCGGCGGCAGGCTGTTGCGGAAGGCCGGGAAATCGCCGTTCTGCACCGATTTCAGCGGCAGCGCGGATTCGGCCCGATAGGCGGCTTCGGTCAGGTAGCCGTTCTGCCACATCTCGCGCAGGACATAGTTGCGCCGCTCGGTGATGCGGTCCTTGTCGCGCACGACCGACCGAGAGGGCGCCTGCGGCATGGCGGCCAGCATCGCCGCCTCGTGCGGGGCAAGCTGGCTCAGGGACTTGTTGAAATAGGTCTGGGCGGCGGCGGCGACTCCGGCGCTGTTCTGGCCCAGGAAGATCTCGTTGAGATAAAGCTCGAGGATCTGGTCCTTGCTCAGCGTGCTTTCCAGCCGGGTGGCGAGGATCAGTTCCTTGACCTTGCGTTCGACGCTGCGCGAGGAATCGAGCAGGAAGTTCTTCATCACCTGCTGGGTGATGGTCGAGGCGCCGCGCACGCTGCCCCCCCGCGTCTGCACGGCCTGCACCGCCGCGCCGGCCATGCCGCGCGGGTCATAGCCGCGGTGCTTGTAGAAGTTCTTGTCCTCGGCCGAGATGAAGGCCTGCTTGACCGGATCGGGTATCTCCTCGACCGGGACGAAGATGCGGCGTTCTTCGGCGAATTCGTCGATCAGGCGGCCTTCGCCGGAATAGATGCGGCTGATGGTCTTGGGGGCGTAGCTTGCCAGCGCCTCATGGCTCGGCAAATCGCGGGAATAGATCCAGAAGATGCCCCCCACCACGAGGGCAAGGAAGACGCTGGCGGTCACGAACCACGAAAAGATCGCGCCGAAGAAGTTCAGGACGAAACGGATCACTGATGCCCCATGCGGCTTTCGAGCGAGGGGTTTCTATAACGCCATGCCCCTTTCGGGTCAAAGCAAGCTTGCGTCAGGGCGACGCCGCCGCGGCAGGTCCCTGCCCGTCCTGATCGGCATCCCAGGCAAGGATGCCGTCGGTCATTGCCTCGGCCACCCGCTGCCGCCAGGCCGGGTCGAACAGGTTGGCGCGGTCTTGCGGATGGGTCAGGAAGCCTAGTTCGACCAGCAGGGATGGGATGTCGGGCGATTTCAGCACCGAAAAGGCTGCGCCCCGGATGGGGACGCGGTGCATGACCATCCCGGCCTCGTTCATCTTCGCCACGAGGTGACGCGCCGCGTCCACGCTGCGCGGCTGGGTGTCGAGCCGGGCGAGATCCATCAGCGCCCGGCTCACGTCCTCGTCGGTGTCCGACAGGTCCAGCCCGGCGAGAATGTCGCTGCGGTCGTGCATCAGCGCAAGCTGGCGCGCGGCGCGGTCGTTCGACTGCCCGTCCCAGGCGTAGATGCTGGCGCCCGCCGCTTCGCCCGCCGGCAGGGCGTCGGCATGCAGCGAGATGAACAGATCCGCCCCCTTGGCCCGCGCGACCGTGGTGCGGCGTTCCAGCGGGATGAATCGGTCGTCCTCGCGCGTCAGCACGACCTCGATGCCGCGACCGCGCAGGGTGGCGGCGAATTCCTGCGCGAAGCCCAGCATGACCGCCGCTTCGGAAATCGCCCCCACCTGCGCGCCGGGGTCGATGCCGCCATGGCCCGGGTCCAGCACCACCCGCAGCCGCTCGTCCGTCAGCGCGTTCCGGTCCGCGCCCGTGTCCGCAGGCTGCGGCAATCCCCGCAGCACGGTCAGCGCATCGGGGCGGGGCTGGAAGGCGTCGGGCGCGACGGGAAGAAGCCGCAGGGCAAGGCTCGGGGCGGGCACGGCCCGCATCTGCGCCGAGTCGAGCTTCATCGGCCCCGGCAGAGTCAGGATCGCCCGCGCCCCCCCCTGCGGCGCAGGACCCCAGCGCAAGGCCAGCGGGTCGGCGGAAGGCTGCCCCTCGGGCGGGGCGGCGCCTTGCAGGTCGATGACCAGCCGGGGCGGGGTGTCGACAAGCGCGATGCGGTGCGGCACGGCGCGATCAAGCCCGATGGTCAGCATGATGGGCCTGGGCCTGCCCCGGTCGCGCCCCTCCATCCCCAGCACCGTGCGGGACAGATCGACCGCCGCCAGGGTTTCGGCTGCGACCGGCGCCGCAAGCGCCAGCAGCGCCGCCACGGCGATCAGCCGCGCAAGGCGCATCCTTAGCGCCCGGCCATGTAGCGGGCCAGCCGGTCCAGCCCCTCGGCGATGTCCGCGGTGGACCGCGCATAGGAAAAGCGCAGCGTTTTCGCCCCGCGCACCGGGTCGAAGTCGATGCCGGGCGTTACCGCCACGCCGGCCTTGTCCAGAATGTCCGCCGCCAGCGCCGCGCTGTCATGGGTCAGGGCCGAGACATCGGCATAGACGTAGAAGGCCCCGTCCGGCGGAGCGATCTTGTTGAAGCCAATGGCAGGCAAGCGGTCCAGCATCATCCGCCGGTTCTCGGCATAGACGGCAAGGTTCGCCTGCGCCTCGGCCTCGGCGTCCGGGCTCAGGGCGGCCAGCGCCGCCACCTGGCTGGCGTGGGGGGCGCAGATGAACATGTTGGCGGCCAGCCGGTCCATCGTGCGGACCATGTCGGGCGGCACCACCAGCCAGCCCACGCGCCAGCCGGTCATGCTGAAATACTTCGAGAAGCTGTTGATGACGACGACCTCATCCGTCAGTTCCAGCGCGCTGACCGCCCGCTGGCCGTAGTCGAGGCCGTGGTAGATCTCGTCCGAGATCAGCGCGGCCCCGATCCCGTGGGTGCGCTCGACCAGCGCCGCCAGCGCCTGCCGGTCCAGCATGGTGCCCGAGGGGTTGCCGGGCGAGGCGATCATCACGCCCTGCACGCCTTTGGGGATGTCCTCGGGCACGGGCTGGTAGCGGTTCTCGAAGCGGGTCTGCATCCCCACGGGTTCCACCGACATGGCGCGCAGGATCTGGCGATAGCTGGGATAGCCGGGTTCCCCCACCGCTACCCGATCGCCCGCGTCGAACAGCGCTGCGAAAGCCAGAAGGAAGGCCCCCGATGAACCCGGCGTCACCACCACGCGGGCCGGGTCCAGATCGACGCCATACCAGCGCTGGTAAAGCCCGGCGATCCCTTCCCGCAGCGCGGGCAGGCCCAGCGCGACGGTATAGCCCAGCGGTTCCGCCAGTTCCCGTCCCAGCGCCTTCAGTGCAGGGCCGGGTGCAGGTGTCGAGGGCTGGCCGACCTCCATGTGGATGATGTGGCGCCCCACGGCTTCGGCGCGGCGGGCCGCTTCCATGACATCCATGACGATGAAGGGATCGACCTGACCCCGCCGCGACTGCCGCATCCGCCTGCCCTTTTCCGTTTGGCCGCCCTTTTCGCCCCCCGCCCCCCTGCTGGTCAAGCGGCGGTGATCCGCACGGGGGTGGACAGCATCCCCGCCTCTGGCGCAATGTCCGCGCGAGTTCCGGTAAAGGACCGACGATGAAAACCCTGATGACTGCCGCGCTGATGACAGCGGCCCTTGCCGCCCCCGCCGCCGCCTTCGACCCCGCCGCCATGTCCGATTCCGAGCGCGCGGCCTTTGGCGAGGCGGTGCGCGACTACATCATGCAGAACCCCACCGTTCTGGTCGAGGCCCTGAACGCGATGGAGGCGCGGCGACTGGCCGATGAGGCCGAGAGCGACAAGCTGCTGGTCCAGACCTACAGCGCCGAGATCTTCGAGGACGGGCATTCCTGGATCGGCGGCAACCCCGCGGGCGACCTGACCATCGTCGAGTTCATCGACTACCGCTGCGGCTATTGCCGCCGCGTCGCCCCCGAGGTGGACGAGGTCGTGGCCAAGGACGGCAACATCAGGCTGATCCTCAAGGAATTCCCGATCCTCGGCGAAGAAAGCGACCTCGCCTCGCGCTACGCGATCGCGGTCAAGCAGCTGGAAGGCGGGGAGGCCTACAAGGCCGTCCACGACAGGCTTTACACGATGCGGGGGGCGGTGACGGCCGAGTCGCTCACAGAGATCTCGGAGGATCTCGGCTTCGACGCGCAGGCGGTGGCTGCGCGGATGAGCAGCGAGGAGGTCACGGCCGAGATCGCCAGCAACCGCCAGCTTGCCGAGAAGATGCAGATCATGGGCACGCCCACCTTCGTGATCGGGCCGGAGTTGTTGCGCGGCATCCCTTCGACCGGGCTGGCGGCGGCAGTCGAGCAGGTCCGGGCGGCGGAGGGTTAGGGCTTTTCCTTTGCTCTCTCGCTTGTCCGGTCTTCACGGTTGAAGACAAGGGGGCTTCGCGCCCCCTCTGGCGATGAAGCAAGAGCAATTCCGCCGCAGGCGACGTCCGACGCAACCGGCACGAGCGGTTGCCAACGACCGCGCGTAGCCTGCGATGTCCGAGCGGGCGATGCTTACCGGCCGGGGCGGACCCTATTCCGCAGCTTGCGGCAACCGCAAGAGTTCCTCGGCGCGGCGCTCGACCAGTTCGACGATGTGGTCGATCATCTGGGCGTTGGACATCTTGTGGCTCTGCCGGCCTGCCATGTAGACCATGCCGCTGCCCGCGCCGCCGCCGGTGAAGCCGAGGTCGGTCATCAGCGCCTCGCCCGGGCCGTTCACCACGCAGCCGATGATCGACAGGCTCATCGGCACCTTGATGTGTTCCAGCCGCTGTTCAAGGGTTTCCACGGTTCTGATAACGTCGAACCCCTGCCGGGCGCAGGAAGGGCAAGAGATGATCTGAACCCCCCGCGTCCGCAGGCCTAGCGACTTCAGGATCTCGTAGCCGACCTTCACCTCTTCGATCGGGTCGGCCGACAGTGACACGCGGATCGTGTCGCCGATCCCGGCCCACAGAAGGTTGCCCATACCGACTGCCGATTTGACCGTGCCGCCGCGCAGGCCCCCAGCCTCGGTGATGCCAAGGTGGATCGGCGCGTCCGTCGCCTCGGCCAGCGCCTGATAGGCGGCAGCCGAAAGGAACACATCCGAGGCCTTCACGCTGATCTTGAATTCGTGGAAGTCGTTGTCCTGCAACAGCCTGATGTGATCGAGCCCGGATTCCACCATCGCGTCAGGACAGGGCTCGCCGTATTTTTCCAGCAGGTGGCGTTCCAGAGAACCCGCGTTGACCCCGATGCGGATGGAACAGCCGTTATCCTTGGCGGCCTGCACGACCTCGCGCACCCGCGAGGGATCGCCGATGTTACCGGGGTTGATGCGCAGGCAGGCAGCGCCCGCCTCGGCCGCCTCGATGGCGCGGCGGTAATGGAAATGGATGTCCGCCACGATCGGCACCGGGCTTTCGCGGGTGATCTCGCGCAGGGCGCGGGTCGAGGCCTCGTCCGGGGCCGAGATGCGCACGATGTCCGCCCCGGCATCCGCCGCCGCGATCACCTGGGCCAGCGTGGCCCGCACGTCCGTCGTGTCGGTGTTCGTCATGGTCTGGACGCTGATGGGCGCATCGCCCCCCACGGGAACCGGGCCGACCATGATGCGGCGCGAGGGCCGGCGCTGGATGTTGCGCCACGGGCGGATCGGATTATGCGTCATCGCTGGACCTTTCGGCTGGTGCCTGCAAGATAGGGCCTTGGGCCCGCGGCGGCAACCGCACCCGTCAAGGCGTGGCAGCAACCCCCTCGCTTTGCAGCGGCGCGGCAGAGGCGACCGAGAACATGCTGGCAAGCTCGGGGTCCGCTGCCGGATCGGCCAGCGCGAAGGCCCCGGTCAGCGCGGTCGGCGACAGCTCGACATCCTTGACGACCTTGGCGCCCGGCGCGGCGGGACCATAGGTGTCGCCGTTCACCGCGAAATAGACCGCGCCCGAATTTCCCGTCCGCAGCACCGGTGGCTGTTCGGTCGGCGGCAGCGTGAAGCGCTCGCCCGCGTCCAGCGTTTTTTCCAGGATCACCGAGCCATCGGCGGCGCTGACCCGGACCCAGGCGGGGCGGGTTGCCAGGATCTCGACCCGTGCCGCTTCCGGTCCCAGCGTGCGGACCGCCTGCGTTTCGGCCGGTTGCGCCACGGCAACCTGGGCGGGGGCGGGCTGCGCCCCGGTCCCCGCGACGGCATGGGCCTGCGGCGCGGCGGCGTTCTCGGACAAGCCGGGGTCAATGGCGGCGATGGGGGTGTCACGCGGCGTCAGTTCCGGCACCTCCAGCGCCCGGGGGCGATAGATGCGATCCAGCGCCTCGGGCTGCGGCAGGTCAACCGCGGCAAGGTCCACCTCGTCCGCCGGACCTGCGTCCTGCGCCGGGTCCAGCGTCGCGATGACAGTCGGCGCCTGGTCCGAGGGCGTCAGGTTGACCTTCTGCACTTCCTGCAGGACGGACCAGCCGCCATAGCCGAGGCCCAAGGCCACCAGCGCCATCACCAGCACTGAGCCGATGGCCCGCGGCTCGACCGAGGACCAGAAGCTTTCGGGCTGCGGCAGATACAAGGCGCGGGGATTGGCCAGCGACTCGGCCAGATCGGCCGGGCGGCGGCCGGGCTGGGCCGCGACGGGCGCCGAACCCGCGCCATTGGCAAGCTGGAAGCCCGATTCCTCGGCAAAACGACGCAGCACCCAGTCCTGGTCCATCCCCAGGTAGCGGGCGTAAGAGCGGACATGGCCGGGAACAAAGCTCGGCGCGTCAAAGGCCGAGATGTCGCAGTTCTCGATCGCGGCGATATAGGAAGCACGGATCCGCAACTCGCGCTGCACATCCAGCAGCGACTTGCCGATGGTGGCCCGCTCGCCGCGCATCATGTCACCGAGCCGCATTTCGAAACCATCGAAACCCGGCGCTGCCCCCCTGTCCATCAAGGAATCGCCCGCCGCTGACGGCGTTTGCGTCCCGCTCATTGTTGCCTGCCTCATTCTGGAAGGTCCGCTTTGCGCCAGTAACGCGAATCCGGCCTGTTTTATTTAAGGACAGACTATCATGCCGGCGAGAGGGACAACACAGGTTGTTGAGGTTCAGGCGACCGCATGCGAGCGATTGAGCGCGCAGCGTGACCACAGTGCATCCATTGCCCGCACCAAATGGTCGATCTGCCTGGGGTCATGGACCGGCGAGGGCGTGAAGCGCAGCCGCTCGGTCCCGCGCGGCACGGTCGGGAAGTTGATCGGCTGGACGTAGATGCCGAAATCCGCCAGCAGCATGTCCGACAGCATCTTGCAATGGACCGGGCTGCCGACATGAACCGGCACGATATGGCTGCCGCGGTCGTCGATGGGCAGGCCCAGCCCGCGCAACCGCATCTTCAGGATGCGGGCGTGCAACTGCTGGGTGTCGCGCAGCTTCTGCCCCTGCGCGCTCTTGAGATGGGCGATCGAGGCCGCGGCCCCCGCCGCGACCGCCGGCGGGATCGAGGTGGTGAAGATGAAGCCGGGCGCATATGACCGGATGGCGTCGCACATCTTGGCCGTACCCGCGATATAGCCGCCGAAGACGCCGAAGGCCTTGCCCAGCGTCCCGTTGAAGATGTCGATGCGCTCTGTCAACCTGTCGCGTTCCGCCACGCCGCCGCCGCGCGGGCCATACATGCCCACGGCATGAACCTCGTCGAGGTAGGTGAGCGCGTTGAACTCGTCGGCAAGGTCGCAGATCGCCGCGATGGGACCGAAGTCGCCGTCCATCGAATAGATCGATTCAAAGGCGATCAGCTTGGGCGCGGCCGGGTCGTCGGCAGCCAGAAGCTCGCGCAGGTGGGTCACATCGTTGTGGCGGAAGATGCGCTTGGCGCCGTCGAAGCGCTTGATCCCCTCGATCATGGACGCGTGATTCAGCTCGTCCGAATAGATGATCAGGCCGGGGAACAGCTTGCGCAGGGTCGAAAGCGTCGCGTCGTTGGCGATATAAGCCGAGGAAAAGACCAGCGCCGCTTCCTGCCGATGCAAGTCGGCAAGCTCGGCTTCCAGCCGCTTGTGATAGACCGTGGTGCCCGAGATGTTGCGCGTCCCGCCCGAACCCGCGCCGGTCGAATCCAGCGCCTCATGCATCGCGTTCAGCACGACCGGGTGCTGGCCCATGCCCAGATAGTCGTTGCCGCACCAGACGGTGATTTCCTGCTCGCCCCCATCGGGACGCTTCCAGATTGCCTGCGGGTAATGGCCCTTGCGCCGTTCGATGTCGATGAACGTGCGATAGCGGCCTTCGTCATGCAGACGCTGCAGAGCCTGATCGAGTGCGGCATCGTAGTTCATCAGC contains:
- a CDS encoding penicillin-binding protein 1A, translated to MIRFVLNFFGAIFSWFVTASVFLALVVGGIFWIYSRDLPSHEALASYAPKTISRIYSGEGRLIDEFAEERRIFVPVEEIPDPVKQAFISAEDKNFYKHRGYDPRGMAGAAVQAVQTRGGSVRGASTITQQVMKNFLLDSSRSVERKVKELILATRLESTLSKDQILELYLNEIFLGQNSAGVAAAAQTYFNKSLSQLAPHEAAMLAAMPQAPSRSVVRDKDRITERRNYVLREMWQNGYLTEAAYRAESALPLKSVQNGDFPAFRNSLPPRDYFTDEIRRQLSQQFGEDEFFTGGLQIRATMDPDLQQVAAKSLQDALERYDRNLGVWRGTGQVIGPEELGSEDRWRAALAKIKVPRDIQGWHPAVVLDLTDADAIIGIEGVAQEDEPQVIPARDVQWARKLMPGRERAPQARVASDLLSVGDVVLVRQMTDDDTGAFIRWTLRQVPTLQGGFMAMDVNTGRVIAMQGGFSYQSSVFNRATQAMRQPGSAFKPFVYAAALDRGFTPATIVEDEPITVNTPQGLWTPKNAGGSYYGPTPLRTGIEQSRNLMTIRIARDIGMDTVAKYAERFGVYDKLSPFLANSLGAQETTLFKMVAAYAMFANGGERVEPTLVDRVQDRRGRTVYRHDRRVCATCEQGALPPGQAPMIQSDRERVMDAITAYQLTSMMEGVVKRGSGKGVKLDVPVAGKTGTTNDAKDVWFVGFSSNIVAGCYLGFDEPRSMGSNAYGGTMCVPVFNAFMRQAVKEYGGTAFKVPPGGYFADVSYGKFTISEYFREGTTAVARVLDGGFAKQSSDVTERTEKAVTTSTGQRKVIPKKADFNSMSAGGLY
- a CDS encoding pyridoxal phosphate-dependent aminotransferase, giving the protein MRQSRRGQVDPFIVMDVMEAARRAEAVGRHIIHMEVGQPSTPAPGPALKALGRELAEPLGYTVALGLPALREGIAGLYQRWYGVDLDPARVVVTPGSSGAFLLAFAALFDAGDRVAVGEPGYPSYRQILRAMSVEPVGMQTRFENRYQPVPEDIPKGVQGVMIASPGNPSGTMLDRQALAALVERTHGIGAALISDEIYHGLDYGQRAVSALELTDEVVVINSFSKYFSMTGWRVGWLVVPPDMVRTMDRLAANMFICAPHASQVAALAALSPDAEAEAQANLAVYAENRRMMLDRLPAIGFNKIAPPDGAFYVYADVSALTHDSAALAADILDKAGVAVTPGIDFDPVRGAKTLRFSYARSTADIAEGLDRLARYMAGR
- the ispG gene encoding flavodoxin-dependent (E)-4-hydroxy-3-methylbut-2-enyl-diphosphate synthase; translated protein: MTHNPIRPWRNIQRRPSRRIMVGPVPVGGDAPISVQTMTNTDTTDVRATLAQVIAAADAGADIVRISAPDEASTRALREITRESPVPIVADIHFHYRRAIEAAEAGAACLRINPGNIGDPSRVREVVQAAKDNGCSIRIGVNAGSLERHLLEKYGEPCPDAMVESGLDHIRLLQDNDFHEFKISVKASDVFLSAAAYQALAEATDAPIHLGITEAGGLRGGTVKSAVGMGNLLWAGIGDTIRVSLSADPIEEVKVGYEILKSLGLRTRGVQIISCPSCARQGFDVIRTVETLEQRLEHIKVPMSLSIIGCVVNGPGEALMTDLGFTGGGAGSGMVYMAGRQSHKMSNAQMIDHIVELVERRAEELLRLPQAAE
- the hemA gene encoding 5-aminolevulinate synthase; its protein translation is MNYDAALDQALQRLHDEGRYRTFIDIERRKGHYPQAIWKRPDGGEQEITVWCGNDYLGMGQHPVVLNAMHEALDSTGAGSGGTRNISGTTVYHKRLEAELADLHRQEAALVFSSAYIANDATLSTLRKLFPGLIIYSDELNHASMIEGIKRFDGAKRIFRHNDVTHLRELLAADDPAAPKLIAFESIYSMDGDFGPIAAICDLADEFNALTYLDEVHAVGMYGPRGGGVAERDRLTERIDIFNGTLGKAFGVFGGYIAGTAKMCDAIRSYAPGFIFTTSIPPAVAAGAAASIAHLKSAQGQKLRDTQQLHARILKMRLRGLGLPIDDRGSHIVPVHVGSPVHCKMLSDMLLADFGIYVQPINFPTVPRGTERLRFTPSPVHDPRQIDHLVRAMDALWSRCALNRSHAVA
- a CDS encoding N-acetylmuramoyl-L-alanine amidase: MRLARLIAVAALLALAAPVAAETLAAVDLSRTVLGMEGRDRGRPRPIMLTIGLDRAVPHRIALVDTPPRLVIDLQGAAPPEGQPSADPLALRWGPAPQGGARAILTLPGPMKLDSAQMRAVPAPSLALRLLPVAPDAFQPRPDALTVLRGLPQPADTGADRNALTDERLRVVLDPGHGGIDPGAQVGAISEAAVMLGFAQEFAATLRGRGIEVVLTREDDRFIPLERRTTVARAKGADLFISLHADALPAGEAAGASIYAWDGQSNDRAARQLALMHDRSDILAGLDLSDTDEDVSRALMDLARLDTQPRSVDAARHLVAKMNEAGMVMHRVPIRGAAFSVLKSPDIPSLLVELGFLTHPQDRANLFDPAWRQRVAEAMTDGILAWDADQDGQGPAAAASP
- a CDS encoding helix-turn-helix domain-containing protein, producing the protein MRLGDMMRGERATIGKSLLDVQRELRIRASYIAAIENCDISAFDAPSFVPGHVRSYARYLGMDQDWVLRRFAEESGFQLANGAGSAPVAAQPGRRPADLAESLANPRALYLPQPESFWSSVEPRAIGSVLVMALVALGLGYGGWSVLQEVQKVNLTPSDQAPTVIATLDPAQDAGPADEVDLAAVDLPQPEALDRIYRPRALEVPELTPRDTPIAAIDPGLSENAAAPQAHAVAGTGAQPAPAQVAVAQPAETQAVRTLGPEAARVEILATRPAWVRVSAADGSVILEKTLDAGERFTLPPTEQPPVLRTGNSGAVYFAVNGDTYGPAAPGAKVVKDVELSPTALTGAFALADPAADPELASMFSVASAAPLQSEGVAATP
- a CDS encoding DsbA family protein, with protein sequence MKTLMTAALMTAALAAPAAAFDPAAMSDSERAAFGEAVRDYIMQNPTVLVEALNAMEARRLADEAESDKLLVQTYSAEIFEDGHSWIGGNPAGDLTIVEFIDYRCGYCRRVAPEVDEVVAKDGNIRLILKEFPILGEESDLASRYAIAVKQLEGGEAYKAVHDRLYTMRGAVTAESLTEISEDLGFDAQAVAARMSSEEVTAEIASNRQLAEKMQIMGTPTFVIGPELLRGIPSTGLAAAVEQVRAAEG